In a genomic window of Saccharomyces kudriavzevii IFO 1802 strain IFO1802 genome assembly, chromosome: 2:
- the SND3 gene encoding Snd3p (similar to Saccharomyces cerevisiae PHO88 (YBR106W); ancestral locus Anc_3.355) has product MNPQISNIIIMLVMMQLSRRIDMEDPTIIMYIRILYCSSIAISWIIYQIARKRIVAKNDMTTMKYVEPGNAMSGDGEKLQVTTVRDYDLKEIDSAIKSIYTGMAMMGFMHLYLKYTNPLFMQSISPVKSALEHNEVKIHLFGKPATGDLKRPFKVASLFGGMGQSGPKTDKKSVEEAERAGNAGVKAE; this is encoded by the coding sequence ATGAACCCTCAAATCAGtaacatcatcatcatgtTGGTCATGATGCAGCTCTCCCGTCGTATTGACATGGAGGACCCAACCATCATCATGTATATTAGAATCTTATATTGTTCCTCCATTGCCATCTCTTGGATCATCTATCAAATCGCCAGAAAGAGAATCGTTGCGAAGAACGACATGACCACTATGAAGTACGTCGAGCCTGGTAATGCCATGTCTGGCGACGGTGAGAAACTACAAGTTACCACCGTCAGAGACTatgatttgaaggaaataGACAGTGCTATCAAGTCGATCTACACCGGTATGGCCATGATGGGTTTCATGCATTTGTACTTGAAATACACCAACCCATTGTTCATGCAATCCATCTCTCCTGTAAAGAGCGCTTTGGAACACAACGAAGTGAAAATCCATCTTTTCGGTAAGCCTGCCACTGGTGACTTGAAGAGACCCTTCAAGGTTGCCTCTTTGTTCGGCGGTATGGGTCAATCTGGTCCAAAGACCGACAAGAAGTCTGTCGAGGAAGCTGAAAGAGCTGGTAACGCTGGTGTTAAAGCTGAGTGA
- the IML3 gene encoding Iml3p (similar to Saccharomyces cerevisiae IML3 (YBR107C); ancestral locus Anc_3.358) — MPYTWKFLGINKQLSLENGIPQLNQLLNLEVDFDVQTIRIPSGPDSASANDEYIRYELKLTTSDLDEETYSKFILLGNSKMEVPMFLCYCGTNNRNEVVLQWLKAEFGVITWAINFDQTMMIKLADASIVHVTKENIEQITWFSSKFSLEPVTQDKNLRQFNIEIPRESCEGLALGSGNTMCPYSDAIVPYIYNETGMALRKLPLTSIILAGHTKITRESIVTSTRTLRNRVLAVVLQSAQFTSE, encoded by the coding sequence ATGCCTTATACGTGGAAGTTTCTAGGGATCAACAAACAACTCTCATTGGAAAATGGCATACCGCAGCTCAACCAATTGCTAAATCTAGAAGTGGATTTTGATGTTCAAACCATTCGCATCCCCAGCGGGCCTGATAGTGCGTCCGCCAACGACGAATATATTCGCTATGAATTGAAGCTGACCACTTCCGACCTGGACGAGGAAACATACTCTAAGTTCATTCTATTGGGGAactcaaaaatggaagtGCCGATGTTTCTTTGCTACTGTGGTACGAACAACCGCAACGAAGTTGTGTTGCAATGGTTGAAGGCGGAGTTTGGCGTCATTACGTGGGCAATCAACTTTGATCAgacaatgatgataaaGTTGGCGGACGCTAGCATAGTGCACGTAACAAAGGAGAACATCGAACAAATTACATGGTTTAGTTCGAAATTCTCTCTGGAGCCGGTAACACAAGACAAAAACCTGCGGCAATTCAATATAGAGATACCAAGAGAAAGCTGCGAGGGCTTGGCTCTCGGCTCTGGCAATACCATGTGCCCGTATAGCGACGCAATTGTGCCTTACATATATAATGAAACGGGGATGGCTCTGCGAAAATTGCCTTTGACTTCCATCATATTGGCGGGGCATACGAAGATAACGAGGGAGTCCATTGTCACTTCCACACGAACCCTCAGAAACAGAGTTCTGGCAGTTGTACTACAGTCGGCACAATTTACTAGCGAATGA
- the AIM3 gene encoding Aim3p (similar to Saccharomyces cerevisiae AIM3 (YBR108W); ancestral locus Anc_3.359) yields the protein MGFWENNKDSITSGLKSAGKYGYQGTKYVAKTGYKASKKHYNSSKSHREKKNGKKKSSDEEYESDEEEYERKPADIRTLKNPNSFPPPPLKPGQRTFTGQQQQQQQQQMSSGQPNYASQGVYQDQPGTGPMGQPQQYAQYPQQQQAPMAQQMPAFGPQGQQMPPYGSNSNPNSFQSLPQQSQPQNAIQSQASSNSGSQQNTGFPLQNPQYGSQSANPAPSQPFQNNLQYQQQQQQQYQQQQQQQQPAQFRPQGPQNFEQSQFPSNPQQMDQPQQQSSSQFVQQVLPPPVQPQQYQQQPLPAQPGQSIVATPRQSASNGFDQQQQQQQQPPNQGYVPSPYGNQFNTASAPGIDTYSPAYGQPVSHVTDMQGVTSNYGAPPIQTQPPLGGQPPVPVRMQSQSSQVIPRRSTYQSEASFGSSESTPHFEVTPFDPDAPAPKPRIDIATVDVNNLPPPPTHRDRGAVVKPESTPSVESSSDATKKTLSNVTSSPAVSLPPRNSKSTTTNNELNSNKRDNGSTVKSSILGHYDVEINMAPPPKPFRHESNFKAADHARKVHTPEQKLPTPPSRGNIEPSSQSLQAKSETIESVSSINPSKPQEIPISNFVPPPKPFRHVKTQQNQGGGLPPMANKNDALPASPYDQDKNVGPSLLPQSKPQLQSQSGPVRMETHPIQNFQPPPKPYRPSIQERISTTDNGGTYSADENEANNGRGRGRIVKHGVSDEYHSKSETSPEKYHVDRLEKVPACFPTERASSPPTPPKFETENIKGPTKYENLLSPSTAPVLASGSTKKAPPPIVKPKPKDFSLNGNEAPKQLDEKATTGSLKGSGQDERLNSITNELSHFKLRKTNVKLEDLGNPRDVKDLSPVNSDLDEKYVSASGSISPPKPPSSRASKKKVPPAVPRKNDNLKKRPPMVPKKKVLLRSLEPRPINMKRTDSRDKSDDDDDLNPFERYKRNVVPQEEDRLHK from the coding sequence ATGGGATTTTGGGAGAATAACAAAGATTCCATCACCTCAGGATTGAAAAGCGCCGGTAAATACGGCTACCAGGGAACGAAATACGTTGCCAAGACAGGATATAAGGCAAGTAAGAAGCATTATAACAGCAGCAAGTCGCatagagaaaagaagaatggcaagaagaaatcaagcGATGAAGAGTATGAAAGTGACGAGGAGGAGTACGAGAGAAAGCCGGCCGATATaagaactttgaaaaaccCGAACTCTTTTCCTCCTCCACCTTTAAAACCTGGACAAAGAACATTTACAGgacagcagcaacagcagcaacagcagcagatGTCAAGTGGACAACCTAACTACGCTTCCCAGGGAGTGTACCAGGACCAACCCGGCACAGGGCCAATGGGACAGCCACAACAATACGCACAGTATccacaacagcaacaagcTCCAATGGCGCAGCAGATGCCCGCATTCGGACCTCAAGGCCAACAGATGCCTCCGTATGGCTCAAATTCTAATCCAAACAGTTTTCAGTCTCTGCCACAGCAAAGTCAACCTCAGAATGCGATTCAAAGTCAAGCATCCTCAAATTCAGGATCTCAGCAAAACACAGGTTTCCCGTTGCAAAACCCGCAATATGGTTCCCAATCAGCCAACCCGGCACCATCACaaccttttcaaaacaacCTGCAATaccagcagcagcagcagcagcaataccaacagcaacaacagcaacagcaaccgGCTCAGTTCAGACCACAGGGCCCGCAGAATTTCGAACAATCACAGTTTCCTTCGAACCCACAGCAAATGGATCAACCACAACAGCAGTCATCATCACAGTTTGTTCAACAAGTTTTACCGCCACCTGTGCAACCGCAGCAGTATCAACAGCAACCATTACCGGCTCAACCGGGCCAATCAATCGTAGCAACGCCGAGACAATCTGCGTCAAATGGTTTtgatcaacaacaacaacaacaacaacagccTCCAAACCAAGGATACGTTCCATCACCGTACGGAAATCAATTCAATACGGCAAGTGCTCCAGGAATCGATACATATTCCCCTGCGTACGGTCAACCCGTCTCGCACGTAACGGATATGCAAGGTGTAACTTCTAACTACGGAGCTCCACCCATTCAAACTCAACCTCCACTTGGTGGGCAGCCACCTGTACCAGTGAGGATGCAATCGCAGTCATCGCAGGTGATTCCACGAAGAAGCACCTATCAATCCGAGGCCTCCTTTGGTTCTTCTGAGTCAACTCCTCATTTCGAAGTTACACCATTTGATCCTGACGCGCCTGCTCCTAAACCTAGAATCGATATTGCCACAGTGGACGTTAATAACCTTCCTCCACCACCTACTCATAGGGACAGAGGGGCGGTTGTAAAGCCGGAATCTACTCCAAGTGTTGAAAGTTCCTCAGACGCCACTAAGAAAACATTGTCTAACGTGACCTCTTCTCCTGCAGTTTCACTGCCaccaagaaattcaaaatcaacTACGACTAATAATGAGTTAAATTCTAACAAACGGGATAATGGAAGTACTGTCAAGTCTTCTATTCTAGGACATTATGACGTCGAAATAAACATGGCACCACCTCCGAAACCTTTTAGACATGAATCTAATTTCAAAGCTGCTGACCATGCCAGGAAAGTTCACACCCCAGAACAGAAACTACCAACTCCTCCTTCTCGGGGCAATATTGAGCCTTCTTCGCAATCATTGCAAGCCAAGTCTGAAACAATAGAGAGTGTGTCTTCAATAAACCCAAGTAAACCACAGGAAATTCCGATTTCTAATTTTGTGCCTCCACCGAAGCCGTTTAGGCACGTCAAGACCCAACAAAATCAAGGTGGTGGACTGCCACCTATGGCgaataaaaatgatgcGTTGCCAGCGTCCCCTTATGACCAAGATAAAAATGTCGGGCCATCGTTACTACCTCAATCGAAGCCTCAACTTCAATCTCAATCCGGGCCAGTTCGTATGGAAACACACCCTATTCAGAACTTCCAACCGCCACCAAAGCCGTATAGACCTTCCATACAAGAACGGATATCGACTACTGATAATGGCGGAACTTATAGTGCTGATGAGAATGAAGCAAATAATGGCCGTGGTCGTGGCCGTATAGTAAAGCATGGGGTTAGTGATGAATATCACTCCAAAAGTGAGACTTCtcctgaaaaatatcacgTTGATCGCCTTGAGAAGGTTCCTGCTTGTTTTCCAACAGAAAGAGCGTCATCACCTCCAACACCACCTAAGtttgaaactgaaaatatcaaaggGCCAACCAAGTATGAAAACTTACTATCCCCATCAACCGCACCAGTGCTAGCGTCAGGGTCCACTAAGAAGGCACCTCCGCCAATTGTGAAACCGAAACCtaaagatttttctttgaacgGAAATGAAGCTCCAAAACAACTTGATGAGAAAGCGACAACAGGCTCGCTGAAAGGAAGTGGACAAGATGAAAGGCTAAACAGCATCACAAATGAGTTATCTCACTTCAAattgagaaaaacaaaCGTTAAACTGGAAGACTTAGGTAACCCGAGAGATGTGAAGGATTTAAGTCCAGTAAACTCAGATTTAGATGAGAAATACGTGTCGGCATCGGGATCTATAAGTCCGCCAAAACCGCCATCTTCTAGAGCaagtaaaaagaaagtgcCACCAGCAGTGCCAAGAAAGAATGATaatctgaagaaaaggcCACCAATGGTACCTAAGAAAAAGGTGTTGCTCAGATCGCTTGAGCCAAGGCCCATAAACATGAAAAGAACTGATTCGAGGGATAAGtctgatgatgatgatgatttaaATCCCTTTGAAAGATACAAACGAAATGTTGTTcctcaagaagaagacagACTGCATAAATAA
- the CMD1 gene encoding calmodulin (similar to Saccharomyces cerevisiae CMD1 (YBR109C); ancestral locus Anc_3.360), with translation MSSNLTEEQIAEFKEAFALFDKDNNGSISSSELATVMRSLGLSPSEAEVNDLMNEIDVDGNHQIEFSEFLALMSRQLKSNDSEQELLEAFKVFDKNGDGLISAAELKHVLTSIGEKLTDAEVDDMLREVSDGSGEINIQQFAALLSK, from the coding sequence ATGTCTTCCAATCTTActgaagaacaaattgCCGAATTCAAAGAAGCTTTTGCTTTATTCGATAAAGATAACAATGGCTCTATCTCTTCCAGTGAGCTAGCTACCGTGATGAGGTCTTTGGGTCTTTCACCCAGTGAAGCAGAAGTCAACGATTTGATGAATGAAATAGATGTCGACGGTAACCATCAGATTGAATTCAGTGAATTTTTGGCTCTAATGTCTCGTCAGCTCAAATCCAATGACTCCGAGCAAGAGCTGTTAGAAGCTTTCAAAGTATTCGATAAGAACGGTGACGGTTTAATCTCCGCTGCTGAGTTAAAACATGTGCTAACATCtattggtgaaaaattgacCGATGCCGAAGTAGATGATATGCTAAGAGAAGTTAGTGATGGATCGGGCGAAATCAACATTCAACAATTTGCCGCTTTGTTATCTAAATAG
- the ALG1 gene encoding chitobiosyldiphosphodolichol beta-1,4 mannosyltransferase (similar to Saccharomyces cerevisiae ALG1 (YBR110W); ancestral locus Anc_3.361), with amino-acid sequence MFVEIPRWMLVSLAVYLSIPLVVYFIIPYVWYGTRSTKKRIIIFVLGDVGHSPRICYHAISFSRLGWQVELCGYVDDTLPRSISGDPNITVHHISNLNRKEGDVSVLFMVKKVLFQVLSIFKLLWELRGSDYILIQNPPSIPILPIAVFYKLTGCKMIIDWHNLAYSILQLKFKGNFYHPLVLISYMVEMIFSKFADYNLTVTEAMRKYLIQSFHLNAKRCAVLYDRPAAQFKPLPGDVSRQKAITTAAFTKDYIRNGFDTERGDKIIVTSTSFTPDEDIGILLGALKIYENSYIKFDSSLPRILCFITGKGPLKEKYMKQVKEFDWKRCQIEFLWLSAEDYPRLLQLCDYGVSLHTSSSGLDLPMKILDMFGSGLPVIAMNYPVLDELVQHNVNGLKFVDRRELHESLIFAMKDDDLYKNLKKNVAQETENRWQSNWERTMRELKLLH; translated from the coding sequence atgttcgTGGAAATTCCTCGATGGATGTTAGTTTCACTGGCAGTATACCTTTCCATACCGTTGGTGgtttatttcattattcCTTATGTGTGGTATGGTACCAGATCCACCAAAAAGAGAATTATCATATTTGTACTCGGTGATGTGGGGCATTCTCCAAGAATATGCTATCACGCTATAAGTTTCAGCAGATTAGGTTGGCAGGTCGAGTTATGCGGTTATGTGGACGACACTTTACCTAGGAGTATTTCCGGCGACCCAAATATTACCGTCCATCATATATCAAACTTGAACAGAAAAGAGGGCGACGTATCAGTTTTATTCATGGTCAAAAAGGTGCTTTTCCAAGTTCTCAGTATTTTCAAGTTACTTTGGGAATTGAGAGGAAGTGATTATATATTGATACAGAATCCTCCAAGCATACCGATTCTTCCTATCGCTGTGTTCTACAAGCTTACCGGTTGTAAGATGATTATTGATTGGCACAATCTAGCATATTCTATATTGCAGctcaaattcaaaggaaatttttatcatcCATTAGTACTGATATCTTATATGGTAGAGATGATCTTCAGCAAATTCGCCGATTATAACTTGACTGTAACTGAAGCAATGAGGAAGTACCTGATCCAAAGCTTTCATTTGAACGCAAAGCGATGTGCTGTTTTGTATGACCGCCCGGCTGCTCAGTTTAAACCTTTGCCAGGTGACGTTTCTCGCCAAAAAGCCATAACTACCGCAGCCTTTACAAAAGATTATATTCGCAATGGTTTTGATACAGAAAGGGGTGATAAAATCATTGTAACATCGACTTCATTTACTcctgatgaagatattggTATTTTACTGGGtgctttgaaaatttacGAGAATTCATACATCAAATTCGATTCAAGTTTGCCCAGAATCTTATGTTTTATAACGGGTAAAGGACCattaaaagagaaatataTGAAGCAAGTGAAAGAGTTTGATTGGAAGCGCTGCCAAATTGAATTTCTATGGTTATCAGCGGAAGATTATCCTAGGTTGTTACAATTATGCGACTACGGAGTGTCTTTGCATACTTCAAGTTCAGGGTTAGATCTACCAATGAAAATCTTGGATATGTTTGGCTCAGGTCTCCCTGTCATCGCAATGAACTACCCAGTACTTGATGAGCTAGTGCAGCATAATGTGAATGGGTTAAAGTTTGTTGACAGAAGAGAACTGCATGAATCTTTGATCTTTGCTATGAAGGATGATGATTTGtacaaaaatttgaagaaaaatgtcGCacaagaaactgaaaacagATGGCAATCCAATTGGGAACGCACCATGAGAGAATTGAAGCTGCTCCATTAA